One part of the Lycium ferocissimum isolate CSIRO_LF1 chromosome 8, AGI_CSIRO_Lferr_CH_V1, whole genome shotgun sequence genome encodes these proteins:
- the LOC132066851 gene encoding phosphoenolpyruvate carboxylase kinase 1-like: MFETLKTEFQIYEQIGQGKFGTIYRCFSKQTSQFFACKTIQKNLLIDSTDRECLDKEPKILQLVSGNSNILEIYKVYEDDNYVHIITELCSNGDLYERVSNGPLDEKYAALILTRLVLAIGHCHKLGVAHRDIKPDNILFDSQDNLKLADFGSAEWFMGCDGKMMKGVVGTPYYVAPEVLLGREYNEKVDIWSAGVILYIMLSGVPPFYGDTPTETFEAVLRGNLRFPTRIFRSVSTEAKDLLRKMICKDVSRRFSAEQVLRHPWVINGGETISMADQT; encoded by the exons ATGTTTGAGACCTTAAAAACTGAATTCCAAATCTACGAACAAATTGGACAAGGAAAATTCGGTACAATATACCGTTGTTTCTCCAAACAAACTTCTCAATTTTTCGCATGCAAAACTATTCAAAAAAATCTTCTTATTGATTCCACTGACCGTGAATGTCTCGATAAAGAGCCCAAGATTCTACAACTTGTCAGTGGAAATTCAAACATTCTTGAAATATATAAGGTTTATGAAGATGATAATTATGTTCATATAATCACTGAGCTCTGTTCTAATGGTGATCTTTATGAGAGAGTTTCTAATGGGCCGTTGGATGAGAAATATGCTGCCTTGATTTTGACCAGATTGGTTTTAGCAATTGGACATTGTCATAAATTGGGAGTGGCCCATCGCGATATTAAACCAGATAACATCTTGTTTGACTCCCAG GACAATTTGAAGCTTGCTGATTTTGGATCTGCAGAGTGGTTTATGGGATGCGACGGGAAAATGATGAAAGGGGTGGTGGGGACACCATATTATGTTGCTCCAGAGGTGTTGTTAGGGAGAGAATACAATGAGAAAGTGGATATATGGAGTGCTGGTGTTATTTTGTACATTATGCTTTCTGGAGTTCCTCCTTTTTATGGTGATACTCCAACTGAGACATTTGAAGCTGTTCTTAGGGGAAATTTGAGATTTCCCACCAGGATTTTTAGATCAGTTTCAACTGAAGCAAAGGATTTGCTGAGGAAGATGATATGTAAAGATGTTTCCAGGAGATTTTCAGCAGAACAAGTTCTGA GGCATCCATGGGTCATTAATGGTGGCGAGACCATATCAATGGCTGATCAAACCTGA